From the Psilocybe cubensis strain MGC-MH-2018 chromosome 6, whole genome shotgun sequence genome, the window GTGCATCGTTAGCCGCCGTTCAGCCAGCCGAGGTGTGCGGCTTGCTGCTCCTCATTGCACCGTCTTGTGGGGTGTTTAGGCAGCTCCAGCGAATCCCTGGCGGCTTCGTCCGAGGTGTGGAAGGCTGATATTGGCGTTCAACTCTAGGTCTATGTGCCCACCGTGTTCGAGAACTACGTTGCCGATGTCGAGGTCGATGGCAAGCACGTGGAGCTTGCTCTATGGGATACGGCCGGCCAGGAAGACTACGATCGTCTACGCCCTCTCAGTTATCCTGATTCGcatgtcatcctcatctgctTCGCTGTCGACTCCCCCGATTCGCTTGATAACGTCCAGGAGAAGGTGTGTCTTGCCTTTCTGTCATTCCCCCtgcctacatttttttggggATAACATCGGATACGGCAATTTGCTAATGTCGTTGTTTTGTGGTTCCCTGCTTTTTAGTGGATTTCCGAAGTTATGCATTTCTGTGCCGGCCTGCCTATCATTCTTGTCGGCTGCAAAAAGGATCTCAGACGTGACCCCCGTGTGATTGAGGAGCTTAGGAAGACGAGCCAGCGACCCGTAACCCCCGAAgaggtgcgtttttcttgttttttctttttcctacatcacatttcttgttttcgtACGACTTTGGTGTGATGAGGGGCGAGGTGTGTACACGCCCCGACCCCTTATCTGAGCGCCATTTTTGTGACATTTTTACGCTTCGTTCGAATCTGAACAACgtcattctttttttgatgtcCTGTTTATCACCATTGCCTCGTTCCCGCTTTTCTTATCCACATTGTGATCCCCGTCGCCACCGACATTGACGCCGTT encodes:
- a CDS encoding GTP-binding protein rhoA, producing the protein MSEIKGTLSSLVMVLAESHIPRGSSSESLAASSEVYVPTVFENYVADVEVDGKHVELALWDTAGQEDYDRLRPLSYPDSHVILICFAVDSPDSLDNVQEKWISEVMHFCAGLPIILVGCKKDLRRDPRVIEELRKTSQRPVTPEEGMAVAQKIGAKHYLECSAKSGEGVREVFQYATRAALLSRGKGKKSHHCIVL